One Rhododendron vialii isolate Sample 1 chromosome 2a, ASM3025357v1 genomic region harbors:
- the LOC131314868 gene encoding heavy metal-associated isoprenylated plant protein 39-like: protein MDNKKKIVVQLEVHDDKGKQKAMNAVSSIPGIESISVDMKDKKLTVIGDVDPVDIVNKLKKCRHAVILTVGPAKDPKEEEKKKKEAEEKKKKEEEEKRLAELAAAYKCYNPYYPPGPPPYYCVKSCEENPNSCVIM from the exons ATGGACAACAAGAAg AAAATTGTAGTACAATTGGAGGTACACGATGACAAAGGAAAGCAAAAGGCCATGAATGCCGTTTCTAGCATTCCAG GAATCGAATCGATTTCCGTGGACATGAAGGACAAGAAATTGACAGTGATCGGAGACGTTGATCCGGTCGATATAGTCAACAAACTGAAGAAATGCAGGCACGCGGTTATACTAACGGTTGGGCCGGCAAAAGATCcgaaagaggaagagaaaaagaagaaagaggcagaagagaagaagaagaaggaggaagaagagaaacGGCTCGCAGAGCTTGCGGCCGCCTATAAGTGTTACAATCCTTATTACCCGCCTGGGCCGCCTCCATACTACTGTGTAAAAAGTTGTGAGGAGAACCCAAATTCTTGTGTTATAATGTAA
- the LOC131314852 gene encoding protein ROH1A, which produces MPATDNQGSFLNRISIRRNQVVSMDNNHEQELEDLDLFQKHVADRFSDLLQQPPSPSSPSLSSPSLSSSPLLSIAWLRNLLDAFLCCEAEFKAVLVMGRDPAQFAKPPLDRLIPDLLDRGVKALDICNAVTHGLDLVRTWQSLAEIAVTALNQNPITEGHVRRAKKALTSLLTSMAYDDKENNSNNSNSNNHHGKSTERNWSFGRAKKAAAAGGGKWSVARSWSAAKQVQAMSANLVAPRGGEPTGLALPVYIISTVLVFVAWALVAAVPCQERAGLTAHFPVQKNLSWAGPVIGLQEKIGEEWKKKEKKGCCGLLEEVQRMERVSLSLVEFAESFKFPVGEEAAEEVAGMVAEMAEVCRRMEEGLVPLQLQVREVFHRIVRSRAEVLDVLEQVGKLNTPISY; this is translated from the exons ATGCCGGCGACGGACAACCAGGGTTCATTCCTGAACCGCATCAGCATCCGCCGCAACCAGGTGGTCTCCATGGACAACAACCACGAGCAGGAGCTCGAGGACCTCGACCTCTTCCAGAAACACGTCGCCGACCGCTTCTCCGACCTCCTCCAGCAACCCCCCTCCCCTTcctccccatctctctcctccccctctctctcctcctccccccTCCTCTCCATCGCCTGGCTCCGAAACCTCCTCGACGCCTTCCTCTGCTGCGAGGCCGAGTTCAAGGCCGTCCTCGTCATGGGCCGCGACCCGGCCCAGTTCGCCAAACCCCCCTTGGACCGCCTCATCCCCGACCTCCTCGACCGCGGCGTCAAGGCCCTCGACATCTGCAATGCCGTCACCCACGGCCTCGACCTCGTCCGGACCTGGCAGAGCCTCGCCGAAATCGCCGTCACCGCCCTCAACCAGAACCCGATCACAGAAGGCCACGTCAGGCGCGCCAAGAAAGCCCTCACCTCGCTCTTAACCTCCATGGCCTACGACGACAAGGAAAATAACAGTAATAACAGTAATAGTAACAATCACCACGGGAAATCCACGGAGAGGAATTGGTCCTTCGGACGCGCGAAAAAAGCCGCCGCGGCTGGGGGCGGGAAGTGGAGCGTGGCGAGGTCGTGGTCCGCGGCGAAACAG gTGCAGGCGATGTCAGCCAATCTGGTGGCGCCACGGGGAGGCGAGCCAACTGGGTTGGCCTTGCCGGTTTATATTATAAGTACGGTTTTGGTTTTCGTGGCGTGGGCGTTGGTGGCGGCGGTGCCGTGCCAGGAGAGGGCCGGGCTGACGGCGCATTTTCCGGTCCAGAAGAATCTGAGCTGGGCCGGGCCGGTGATTGGGCTGCAGGAGAAGATCGGGGAGGagtggaagaagaaggagaagaaagggtGTTGTGGGTTGCTGGAGGAGGTGCAGAGGATGGAGAGGGTTTCTTTATCGTTGGTTGAATTCGCAGAGTCTTTTAAGTTTCCGGTGGGGGAGGAGGCGGCGGAGGAGGTTGCGGGGATGGTGGCAGAGATGGCGGAGGTTTGCCGGAGGATGGAGGAGGGTTTGGTGCCGTTGCAGTTACAAGTGAGGGAGGTGTTTCATAGGATTGTGAGGAGCAGGGCTGAGGTGCTTGACGTGCTTGAGCAAGTTGGTAAATTGAACACTCCAATTTCATATTGA
- the LOC131314861 gene encoding heavy metal-associated isoprenylated plant protein 39-like: MDNKKKIEVQLEVHDDKGKQKAMKAVSSLQGIESISVDMKAKKLTVIGDVDPVDIICKLRKCGHAVILTVGPAKDPKEEEKKKKEAEEKKKKEEKEKKEKEEEEERKRLAAAYNKCYIPYYPPGPPLCYRPISCEENPNSCVIM; this comes from the exons ATGGACAACAAGAAg AAAATTGAAGTACAATTGGAGGTACACGACGACAAAGGAAAGCAAAAGGCCATGAAAGCCGTTTCTAGCCTTCAAG GAATCGAATCGATTTCCGTGGACATGAAGGCCAAGAAACTAACTGTGATCGGAGACGTTGATCCGGTCGATATAATCTGCAAATTGAGAAAATGTGGGCACGCGGTTATACTAACGGTCGGGCCGGCAAAAGATCcgaaagaggaagagaaaaagaagaaagaggcagaagagaagaagaagaaggaagaaaaagaaaagaaggagaaggaagaagaagaagaaagaaaacggCTTGCGGCCGCCTATAATAAGTGTTACATTCCTTATTATCCGCCCGGGCCGCCTCTATGCTACCGTCCAATAAGTTGTGAGGAGAATCCAAATTCTTGTGTTATAATGTAA